A single genomic interval of Cucumis sativus cultivar 9930 chromosome 5, Cucumber_9930_V3, whole genome shotgun sequence harbors:
- the LOC116403902 gene encoding uncharacterized protein LOC116403902: MLHEHDLSHLAPPLLNLALPPALMTLHSLHDRHPMAISDLQHYLGQHFEMKDLGSLNYFLGLEVSRRSDGYLLSQAKYASDLLARSSIIDSNTSSTPLDPNTHLTPFDNVPLDDVSLYRQLVRSLIYLTVTRSDIAYVIPIVSQFMVAPRTIHFTVDLRILCYVKKTLGHGLQLSSQSSLVLSGYSDADWAGDPTDRRSTTGYCFYLSDSLISWHSKKQSVVSRSSTELEYRALDDATAKLLWLRWLLADLGAPQQGPLSFIVTIVVLFRLLTMMSFMNV; this comes from the exons ATGCTCCACGAGCATGATCTGTCACATTTAGCTCCACCATTACTCAACTTGGCTTTACCTCCAGCTCTCATGACACTGCACTCTTTACACGACAGACACCCCATG GCCATATCCGACCTACAACACTATCTTGGTCaacattttgagatgaaagaccTTGGATCTCTCAACTACTTTCTTGGTCTTGAAGTCTCTCGGCGCTCGGATGGTTATTTGTTGTCTCAAGCAAAGTATGCCTCTGATCTTTTAGCCCGCTCAAGCATCATTGACTCCAACACATCTTCAACACCATTAGATCCCAATACCCATCTAACCCCTTTTGATAATGTTCCTCTTGATGATGTAAGCTTATATCGACAACTTGTTCGCAGTCTCATCTATCTAACAGTAACTCGTTCAGACATTGCATATGTCATTCCCATTGTTAGTCAATTTATGGTTGCTCCGAGAACCATCCATTTTACTGTTGATCTACGCATCCTTTGCTATGTCAAGAAAACTTTGGGACATGGTCTTCAGCTTTCTTCTCAATCTTCGCTTGTGTTGTCTGGCTATTCTGATGCAGATTGGGCTGGAGACCCCACTGATCGACGATCTACCACAGGTTACTGTTTCTACTTAAGCGATTCTCTCATTTCATGGCATagtaagaaacaaagtgtTGTCTCTCGTTCCAGTACTGAATTAGAATATCGTGCTCTTGATGATGCTACCGCTAAACTTCTATGGCTTCGTTGGCTCCTTGCTGATTTGGGTGCCCCTCAACAGGGTCCACTATCCTTCATTGTGACAATCGTAGTGCTATTCAGATTGCTCACAATGATGTCTTTCATGAACGTATAA